The DNA window CACCTGAGATGCTGATTGATGCGTACTTTCTAACTCAGAGGAACATAATTAAAGGTAGCAGACCACCAGTGGACCACCATACTACCTCTCTACTTAACTTACTTCCTTAACTCTATCCTTTTGCAAATAATCTGCCTCCCTCAAGCTATGGCTCAGAATAAGAACTACAGTGGTCAATCAGGAAAACTTACTCTTTACTCGTGGGCACCAGTCCATGTCTAAAGTGTTTTCAGCCTCTGCTTGTTTGACTATCTGTACCTATTTATTATGCCACTATTTTACTTGAAATACACATTCAGGAGAGTTTACTCTAAGGAGTCCCATACCTAGACACGTGACTCAAAAAACACTTCCAAGTACTGTCCTTTCTTCCTTAGCTTGTTAAGAGAGGGTGTACAGGCTGCACACTCTGGGCCTTTGTCTTGACTGAAAGCTTTTCCCTGTTTGCTTGAAGGTTGGTGAACCAGACTGATGGCGAGGACAAAGAAGGTGATTTCCCTTCAAGTGTGTTTCCTGTGGACTCAGACTCCTGTGTCTTTCCTGATGCTACTCTGTGTGCTTTCACGGTGCTGAATGACATCCTTATCACCCTGTCTCAGGGCCCATCCAAGTGGAGGATGAGACTGTTTGAGCAGCCCCAAGGCTCAGATGAGGACTCCAGGCCAGAGAGCCGGTTCAGTGAGGTGGAATTCTCTACCTGCATTTTGCCATCAGGGAGCAATGGAAAACCCTTGGCCTCTCGCTTCCTCCCAGTTCTGTGCTGTGCATCTCCTCCAGGCGCCAGTGTTCCTCACACAACTTGGTGTAGTTCTGGAGGTTTTGTGCTAGAGGAAACCCTCTTTGGTTTGCTATTTGGAGCAGATGCTGCCCTTCTGGAATCTCCCATGATCCTTTGTGGTTTTCCAGATGGTCAGCTGTGCTGTGTGCCTTTGAAGGCCCTTTTATCTCCTGAGGTGGCTCTTGGTGGCCCAGAGACCCCTGTTAAGATACTTCACCACTTAGAAGAGCCTGTAGTCTTCATTGGAGCTCTAAGAACAGACCCAAGGATCCAGGAAGACACGGATGAGAAACCACTAATTGAAGACACAAGCTGTGACTGTATGGTAGCTGTTGGTCACTATGGCAAAATGATGGCCATTAAGTCCAGTCgggaagaaggaggaaatttGGTGCCAGAACTCAGAGAATACTACATCAGGGGACCAATCCTCTGTGCTGCCTGTGGTGTTGGAAGCCGCATGTATTACAGCACCCATTCTGATCTTTCTGTGGTTGACCTGGCTTGTAATAGCAACCCCTCAGACCCTGAGAAGATAGATAATGTCCAGGGGGTCCTACCTTCAGTTCTGTCGCCAGCCAGTTTAAGTATCTGTAGCGTTGTGACCCTTTCTGTGTCTTCTAGGGCACCTAAAGGTACTGGCAACTATTTAAAGATAAACCAAAGATCTTGCCTAACCCACAGTTTTACTATCTCAGTGAAGTTGTTGGTAGATCCATCTTTCACTTGTTCATTCTATTCCATTCTTTCCTATATCTTCAATTTTACCACCATCTTTCATACCCTTATTGTTAAATCACTTTTCTTATCTCAGGCAGTGCTGACTTAAGAGTAAAGAAAAGTTTAGTTGTATTAAATATGGAACTTGAATAGTATTAACTACATCCTGCAAAACTCCTTCCTTTGTTTTTAGTTCTCATCGTTGGTGTTGGGAGAAGGGGCTTGTCTTTGATTGATTTTGACCCTTGGCTGTTTGATAGATTTCTCACTTAGTTCCTGTTGGGGACAGGTCATATGCAACAAATAGTTTAGGATAAATTCAGATTGACCTAACTGAGACTTTGAGTTTTCTTTTGAAGGTTGAAGAAGCAACTGGTCTAGTCATCAAGTGACCTGCCAGTAAACCACTCTGAAGTAGAGATGTGTGGAAATGAGGGGTTCCACTTTTGTGGGTCTGTTTTCTACTAGACAAAGCCAGAGAAGGTTTGAACTGTGCTTTCCTAATGTGAGGGGGGAAAGAATAGAGTGATCATTTCCATTGCCACATTTTTCATTAAGGTACCTTGTGAGTGTGCTAATAAATTCCATCctggaaagcattttatatgaaGAATACTCCTTTAGACATAAAAGCCAAAATCATCTCCACTACAGGGAGAGGAGAATTGAATGGTCAGAGAAGAGAATACCAAACTAgtgaagacatatatatatatttgtaaccTTTTTAACAATGAAAAATAAGGCTACTTAAGATGTTGACAGCAAAACGACCTCATTATAATATGCTATTTGCTTGAGGAAATGTGCAAAATGTTATTTATGAACCGAGAGCTTAAGTATACAAAGGAATACATGCTCTttggaaaaatcagaaaaatcatCTATTTGAAAATATCTTCTTGTTGACTTTTTGAGGAAGTCTCTATCAAAAGTTGCCTGTTCCCTTTGACCTCCTTTGGTGGCTATCTTCCTCGGCCTTCCTGTGTCTATAACCCAACCATCAAACGAGATTTAGGGCTTGAAGTGGAACGAGGGCTGGGGAACCAGCAATTTCTTCAAAAAGAACAAGATCTTGTTTGCCCCAAAGCGTTCCTGACAGACAGTAAAGGAGATTGGGAAGGAAACAGAACTATGGTAAAGAGACAGAGCAGCTTTCAGAAAGTCACCTGCCCCTGACTACAGAGGCTGATGAAAAGCTCTCAGCAGGACTCCCTGCTGTGTCTTCTGTCTCTTTGGAAATGCTGCAACATTGTTCTCTGTAGCCTGTCTTACACTGCATAGCACTGTCACTATGTTGTGTTGTatgtgtttattgttttccttgtgACTTTTCTTACCTGTTTTTTCTGTTCATTGTAGTCAGATTAACATCCTTATTGCCATTTCTCTACAGagtgactttatttttcttgggagggTGCATTTGGGATCTCCagaagtttctctgaatttcatttCAGCAAAGATTGTCTGTATAACAgaaatatctatgtctatatctatatctacatctatctatctatctatcgtaTTCTGCCTGGGGGTGGGAAATTTTTCTTCCTGGTCTCTGGGCAAGGTATCTTGTCTGTCCCAAAAGAATGGCCTTCTTTCCTCAATAGCTTATTGGTCTTTTGCTAGCTTGTGTCCTGGTGGTCGAGAGAATATTGGGTATCTGAGATATTGCATCCTGTATGCTTATCGGGTCTTAACTATGTGTGTCTCATTTGTCAGGTGAAGCAGAGCTGTTGGCCCTGTCTGCCAAGGGCCGATTAATGACCTGCAGCCTGGATCTGGGTTCTGAGGATTCTCGGTCAGTAAGGATGACCACAGGAAAAGTGGgtcaaaaaattaaagaattgctCTCTGGAATTGGCAATGTCTCTGAGAGGTAAGCATGCTGTCTCCTTAGCTTCTGCTGCAGATATGAATGTCTATTAAAATGTATCCTATCACTCATATTCATCATTTAGATCTATTTTAATGCATATTGGTTTTGCCTCTGGCTTAGTGTTTAGAATACTGAACGTTGCCATTGGCTGGACAAAATGCTGCATAAATTTGTAGTTTGAGCAGTTGGGAAGCCAGACTATCTCAGGAAGACAAAAgaatccttctctctttcctagaTAACAGCCACACATCCTTCCTCTGGTAGAAGAGAGGAAGATACACTTAAACCCAGCTAGTCTTTCCTATCAGTTCTTTCAAAAGGATTAGAGGTGACATGTTAAAAGAACATGTGCTTTAGATGAATTCACTTATCTATAGCTGTTTGCATATCTCCCTTTCTGATTTTAGCAGGGTATTATAAAGACTATCTGAATCACAGATGCAATTGTTTTGAATTATTTCTCTAGCTTCCCactgctttccttttaaaatttttttctcttttattatgaacttaaacatCAACAAATCCGCACATTTCTgtctacaaagaaaaacaaaaaagggatttGTGCTGTATGTGAAACTGAACTTCTGTTATGTacaatttgttttttctcctacTACATACATCTTGCTGGTTTTTTTGTATAATTCATATTTAACATAGTAGTTCCAATActgccctgcttgtctgtgtctgtttctgaacttccttcccaCTACTTTCAGTGTTGCTACTTGTACAGCTTCAAAAAGTAAAATGGGCCAATTGGGAACATTTTGGTGAACATCAGGGTGGAGGATGATACATAATTTCGGTCCCATTGAAGGTGTTAATTAACATCAGAGTTGCTATTTAACTGGCCATATATGGGGGTGGTGGCGGGGGTGTgtgtaaaatttgaactcagcagaTCTGGCAGTAGGTTCTGAATAGTCAGAGTAAAACACCAGGCTCTCTGGTGGTTCTTTTCAACTATGTTTTGTATGGGGACTTGCACTATCCCTAGCTAAGGAGATGGGATATCTTGTGTGGGAGTTTAGAGCTTTTTTTGGTAAATTGATTAGAAAGACTTTGTGTGACAAACTAAGTATTCTTCTTTCTACAGAGTGTCTTTCCTGAAGAAGGCAGTTGACCAACGGAACCGTGCCCTGACGTGCCTCAATGAAGCCATGAATGTGAGCTGTGCCCTTCTGTCCAATCGGGAAGGACCAAAGCCAATTAATTGTACCACTACCACTGCCTGGAGCCGCTTTCAACTCCGGGATGTGCTGACAGCCACTTGTTTGCTTGAGAATAGTAGTGACTACAATCTAGACCAGGGGTGGACTTTTTGCATTCAGGTGTTTACGAGTTCCTGTGCCTTAGAAGTGGATTCTGTTGGCTCTGCCATCACTTACACCATTccagttgatcagctcactcctGGTAGTAAAAGGGAAGTGACATTACCACTTGGCTCCAATGAAAATGGCAAACTAGACCTACCTGTGACCATATCCTGTGC is part of the Dromiciops gliroides isolate mDroGli1 chromosome 4, mDroGli1.pri, whole genome shotgun sequence genome and encodes:
- the FAAP100 gene encoding Fanconi anemia core complex-associated protein 100 yields the protein MAEDNQRVDYLAGFCCPVGGLAAGKPRVLCHESEIYLSNGSEFVYIYNQEGKLLNAVYRFPDQVWHLELLTLRRELYVLCARNGIYCLSLDPQNRLVNQTDGEDKEGDFPSSVFPVDSDSCVFPDATLCAFTVLNDILITLSQGPSKWRMRLFEQPQGSDEDSRPESRFSEVEFSTCILPSGSNGKPLASRFLPVLCCASPPGASVPHTTWCSSGGFVLEETLFGLLFGADAALLESPMILCGFPDGQLCCVPLKALLSPEVALGGPETPVKILHHLEEPVVFIGALRTDPRIQEDTDEKPLIEDTSCDCMVAVGHYGKMMAIKSSREEGGNLVPELREYYIRGPILCAACGVGSRMYYSTHSDLSVVDLACNSNPSDPEKIDNVQGVLPSVLSPASLSICSVVTLSVSSRAPKGEAELLALSAKGRLMTCSLDLGSEDSRSVRMTTGKVGQKIKELLSGIGNVSERVSFLKKAVDQRNRALTCLNEAMNVSCALLSNREGPKPINCTTTTAWSRFQLRDVLTATCLLENSSDYNLDQGWTFCIQVFTSSCALEVDSVGSAITYTIPVDQLTPGSKREVTLPLGSNENGKLDLPVTISCALFYSLKEILGSALTSSDSLDAPFFDECPPDILPDRDGIFLPLGEYTVDMLQCLRFPSLAVAEMQVPGLPSPTNDPVKTFLDASRGQVEPEHMKNIEPMGPDFLRAKYLPPSVASVKVSSELLKNALKEYCSEVPLCCATLQWLLAENSIVDIVKTQVLTEVQGVAPDGNDIHLLVREVAVTELCPAGPIQAVEIQMESPSLANMCRVHHAVIRRIQVMIMDQAAQGSNPPDLRVQYLRQIHANHEMLLKEVQSLRDRLCVEDDASASAAAEKLLQVYKQLRNPSLILL